Proteins found in one Legionella pneumophila subsp. pascullei genomic segment:
- a CDS encoding Dam family site-specific DNA-(adenine-N6)-methyltransferase, producing MRKNNEQALIVPIRPFLKWAGGKFQIINKIRASLPKGARLIEPFVGSGAVFLNMDYDKFLLADINADLINLFEHLKSERHDFIHFCKQFFSDEFNKKSTFLTLRSEFNSTKDSYLKAALFLYLNRHAFNGLMRYNSSGKFNTAFGDYKKPYFPENEMLTFIQKSEKAEFKCADYSLIMNEATKGDVVYCDPPYVPLSASANFTKYHSTDFGSEDQRRLVELAKELAAKGIPVILSNHDTAFTQNLYQGSSILSFDVQRSISCNGSTRGRAREVLALFN from the coding sequence ATGAGAAAAAACAATGAACAGGCTTTAATAGTTCCTATTAGGCCATTTTTAAAATGGGCTGGTGGTAAGTTTCAGATAATAAATAAGATTCGAGCCAGCCTACCTAAGGGGGCTCGTTTGATTGAGCCGTTTGTAGGTTCTGGAGCGGTATTTTTAAATATGGACTATGACAAGTTTCTTCTTGCTGATATCAATGCTGATCTCATTAATTTATTTGAGCACTTAAAGTCTGAACGGCATGATTTTATTCATTTTTGTAAGCAATTTTTTAGTGATGAATTTAATAAAAAATCAACTTTCCTAACGTTGCGTTCGGAGTTTAATTCTACTAAAGACAGCTACTTGAAGGCTGCATTATTTCTTTACCTTAATCGTCATGCTTTTAATGGCCTAATGCGTTACAACAGTTCTGGCAAGTTCAATACGGCTTTTGGCGATTACAAAAAGCCTTATTTTCCAGAAAACGAAATGCTAACTTTCATTCAAAAATCAGAAAAGGCAGAGTTTAAATGTGCTGACTATAGCTTAATTATGAATGAAGCTACAAAAGGAGATGTAGTCTATTGTGATCCCCCATATGTACCGTTATCTGCATCGGCAAATTTTACAAAATATCATTCTACTGACTTTGGATCAGAAGACCAAAGAAGATTAGTTGAGCTAGCAAAAGAACTAGCTGCTAAGGGAATTCCAGTCATTTTATCGAATCATGATACGGCGTTTACTCAGAATTTATATCAAGGATCAAGCATCCTAAGTTTTGACGTGCAACGTAGTATAAGTTGTAACGGAAGTACTAGAGGTCGAGCACGTGAAGTACTTGCCTTATTTAATTAG
- the traA gene encoding Ti-type conjugative transfer relaxase TraA: MAIAFARVSIHSRSKGHSAIAAISYRAGIKLVDERTGLTHDFSHRQDVVFSEVLLPNNSDSAFSDRSILWSAVETAEKRVDAQLCKDVVLALPKELNREQQIDLTRRFAHTHFVENGLPADIAIHDHGDGNPHAHILIPTRRLEGKQFSKYKARDLNPTFAKGFIVENDYWGELWREMQNEYFVEQNLDLEVDANHLISERHRGQQRNSSAHYLQEENQLIQQARMEMTRDNINHVIEHLSSQHSVFTRRDVERLLFKTFSPSNNPQEYLQFVEKVLSDKDVILLGENSKGKVSYTTRSHFLEEAGLLDDIENMMRSNKHRNNQSIDYLAQQYTLSEEQKEAFHYITQSPDIAVVIGRPGTGKSYLLKPVNEFYKQANQLVIGAALSGKVAKALQSETGIKSSTIKSLSYRLANNMMQLSDKHVLIIDEAGMVDFASLAYLIKEAHKAGSKVVLIGDPDQLKPIQKGEIFRGIAARTGYIEIENIKRQQDLGDRQASLDLAKGDIDKAIQHYQDKGAITITDTKLQAIEQVVTGWKQDLEITNMADTIMLSYTRKAVNQLNDLARESLIAENKLGEENIVYQGLERSLKISTGERLLFRENNKVLGVRNGDTATVKEISSQQMSVQLDSGELLTIPREYKALDYAYALTVHKSQGMTAKKVRVLIDSKYWDRNLSFVAMTRHKEQLNIYADQENHPTVQALKQTLSRSSTKDNVIDWPLDFATRAGFDSDSLISRAVNHIVGVGHKIKQAYNFIVNYEAYLLKARKQGKLQDIGEARADARQEALKVDATMPENKAYKISHQSFETLKKDFPQLGELETLINKRQRMTGYFAEKADKQITTMSRQLLTNKAVANQVKSQYPEFYQKIQSIYNKQKEKALLYDR, encoded by the coding sequence ATGGCTATTGCTTTTGCTAGAGTTTCAATTCATTCCAGATCAAAAGGTCATAGTGCAATTGCTGCGATTTCTTATCGGGCTGGGATCAAGTTAGTTGATGAACGCACCGGACTAACTCACGATTTTTCTCATCGTCAGGATGTCGTTTTTTCAGAAGTGTTACTGCCTAACAATTCAGATTCTGCATTTTCAGACCGCTCGATTTTGTGGAGTGCTGTTGAGACTGCTGAAAAAAGAGTTGATGCGCAGCTATGTAAAGATGTTGTTTTGGCTTTGCCCAAAGAATTGAATCGAGAACAGCAGATTGATTTAACCCGACGATTTGCTCATACTCATTTTGTTGAGAATGGTTTGCCAGCTGATATCGCTATTCATGATCATGGTGATGGTAATCCGCATGCTCATATTTTAATTCCCACTCGTCGACTTGAAGGAAAACAATTTTCTAAATATAAAGCACGTGATCTGAATCCTACTTTTGCAAAAGGCTTTATTGTAGAAAATGATTATTGGGGTGAGTTGTGGCGTGAGATGCAGAATGAATATTTTGTTGAACAGAATCTTGATTTAGAAGTGGATGCTAATCATTTAATTTCCGAGAGGCACAGAGGCCAACAACGTAATTCATCTGCGCATTATTTACAAGAAGAAAATCAATTGATTCAACAAGCCCGCATGGAAATGACGCGGGATAATATTAACCATGTGATTGAGCATCTGTCTTCACAACATAGTGTATTTACAAGAAGAGACGTAGAGCGTCTTTTATTTAAGACCTTTAGTCCATCTAATAACCCGCAAGAATATTTACAGTTTGTTGAAAAGGTCTTAAGTGATAAGGATGTAATTTTGTTAGGGGAGAATAGTAAGGGAAAAGTTTCTTATACAACTCGAAGTCATTTTCTCGAAGAAGCGGGCCTATTAGATGATATAGAAAACATGATGCGCTCTAATAAGCACCGTAATAATCAATCGATAGATTACCTTGCTCAGCAATACACTTTGAGTGAGGAGCAGAAAGAGGCATTTCACTACATTACCCAAAGCCCAGATATTGCGGTTGTTATAGGACGCCCTGGAACTGGGAAAAGCTATCTATTAAAGCCAGTAAATGAATTTTATAAGCAAGCTAATCAACTAGTAATTGGTGCGGCATTATCAGGCAAAGTTGCCAAAGCGTTACAAAGTGAAACAGGCATTAAATCGTCTACTATAAAGTCGTTATCCTATCGATTAGCCAATAATATGATGCAGCTAAGTGATAAGCATGTCCTGATTATCGATGAAGCTGGTATGGTTGATTTTGCAAGTCTAGCGTACTTGATTAAAGAAGCACACAAGGCAGGCAGCAAGGTGGTGTTGATTGGTGATCCAGATCAATTAAAACCCATTCAAAAGGGTGAAATATTCAGAGGTATAGCTGCTCGCACGGGTTATATTGAGATTGAAAATATTAAACGACAACAAGATTTGGGGGATAGGCAAGCAAGCCTTGATTTAGCCAAAGGAGATATAGACAAAGCCATTCAACATTATCAGGACAAGGGCGCTATAACAATTACCGATACCAAGCTGCAAGCTATAGAGCAAGTAGTTACAGGCTGGAAACAAGATCTTGAGATAACGAATATGGCGGACACCATCATGTTGTCCTATACCAGAAAAGCAGTTAATCAGCTCAATGATTTGGCTCGTGAATCGTTAATTGCTGAGAATAAACTTGGTGAAGAAAACATCGTCTATCAAGGATTAGAGCGGAGCCTCAAGATATCAACGGGTGAGAGATTATTGTTTAGAGAAAACAACAAAGTTCTAGGTGTTCGGAATGGAGACACAGCAACCGTTAAAGAAATAAGTTCCCAGCAAATGAGCGTTCAATTAGATAGCGGTGAGTTACTCACTATTCCTAGAGAATATAAGGCCCTAGATTATGCCTACGCGCTGACCGTTCATAAATCCCAAGGCATGACCGCCAAGAAAGTGCGCGTTCTCATCGATAGCAAATATTGGGATAGAAATCTAAGTTTTGTTGCAATGACACGACATAAAGAACAATTGAATATCTATGCAGATCAAGAAAATCACCCAACAGTACAGGCATTAAAACAAACTTTATCCCGTAGCAGTACCAAAGATAACGTTATTGACTGGCCTCTGGATTTTGCTACTCGAGCAGGTTTTGATTCTGATTCATTAATTAGTAGAGCCGTGAATCATATTGTTGGAGTAGGGCATAAGATAAAACAAGCTTATAACTTTATCGTTAATTATGAGGCTTATCTTTTGAAAGCAAGGAAACAGGGTAAATTACAGGATATTGGGGAGGCGAGAGCAGATGCTAGACAGGAAGCACTTAAAGTTGATGCAACAATGCCTGAGAATAAAGCTTACAAAATATCACATCAATCCTTTGAAACTTTGAAGAAAGATTTTCCCCAACTCGGTGAGCTTGAGACCCTTATCAATAAGCGACAGCGAATGACTGGTTACTTTGCTGAAAAAGCGGATAAACAAATTACAACGATGTCACGACAATTATTAACTAATAAGGCCGTTGCCAATCAAGTTAAAAGTCAATATCCAGAGTTTTATCAAAAGATACAAAGTATCTATAACAAACAGAAGGAAAAAGCTTTACTTTATGATCGTTGA
- a CDS encoding TIR domain-containing protein, which produces MKKNKRYERTKFPSNVIIKCIDIIKTDLPIYHSVFSVSFDNEEWEYDSFDEYVSDYNKDCSRSSLLLIFQDEKSTNRDVFNLNFDEDRTRISFESNSRDQIIKIFNIFEENAKSSLLPESKNNNIIKDELVVYIGHGHDQDWKIVKEELQDKHNIKIEAYETGARAGHTIRDVLEDMSNKSHFAILVFTGEDVQKDDKIRARQNIIHEAGLFQGRLGFNKAVIVMKENVEMPSNLDGIQQIRYTDNIKETISEILATISREFS; this is translated from the coding sequence ATGAAAAAAAATAAACGTTATGAGAGAACTAAATTTCCAAGCAACGTTATTATTAAATGTATAGATATAATTAAGACCGATTTACCAATATACCATTCGGTCTTTTCAGTTTCTTTTGATAATGAAGAATGGGAATATGACTCTTTTGATGAGTATGTTTCCGATTACAATAAAGATTGTTCACGTTCTTCTTTATTACTCATCTTTCAAGATGAAAAATCAACAAATAGAGATGTGTTCAATCTAAACTTTGATGAGGATAGAACAAGAATTTCTTTTGAATCTAACTCACGAGACCAGATAATTAAAATCTTCAATATATTCGAAGAAAATGCAAAATCATCATTATTACCAGAGTCAAAAAATAATAATATTATTAAAGATGAGTTAGTTGTTTATATTGGACATGGACATGATCAAGATTGGAAAATAGTCAAAGAAGAATTACAAGACAAGCATAATATAAAAATAGAGGCATATGAAACAGGAGCTAGAGCTGGCCATACGATTAGGGATGTTTTAGAAGATATGTCTAATAAAAGTCATTTTGCAATTTTAGTTTTCACCGGAGAAGATGTTCAAAAAGATGACAAGATACGTGCAAGGCAAAATATAATTCATGAAGCTGGTCTCTTTCAAGGCAGACTGGGATTTAATAAAGCAGTAATAGTTATGAAAGAAAACGTGGAGATGCCTTCAAATTTAGATGGTATACAGCAAATTAGATATACAGATAATATTAAAGAAACGATCAGTGAGATATTGGCAACTATTTCTAGAGAATTTTCTTAA